The DNA region CATATTCACCGCGCTTCAGGGTGAAGGTTTTGGTGAAGGTGTTGCCTGCGGCGTCGGTGTAGGTCATCGGGATAACGAGTTCGTTCTGACCATCAGCCAGCACAAAGGTATCGTTCTCGACGTTATACAGCGGACGCGCGCCGTTAGCCGGGTTATCCGGGCCGTCACGACCGGTCAGGCCGCTCTGTGCCTGGTAGATAAACTCAGGCGTGGTTTCCAGCAACTGGAACGGTTCGGTAGACTTCAGCTCTTTCGGGTAGGTCAACAGCAGCGCCTGCTCAACATCACCACCACGGGTGTTGATAGTCAGCTCAAGCACGTCGGTTTTAACCGTAATCTGTTTCCCCTGGCCACTGGCCGGTACGCCCTGGTCGGCGGCGCTACCCGCTGCGGTGGTCGTTGTCTGCGTGACCTGCTGTTGTGGTTGAGGATTTTTATCCTGCTCCCACGCCTGCCAGATCATGAAAGACACGAACAACAAAGCGATGATAAGAAGATTGCGTTGCGAATCCATCGTTAGTGTTCTCTGGTATCAAAGGGTCCTGGAGGGACGGGGTCGTCTCCACCTGGGTGTAAAGGGTGGCATTTTAATACGCGTTTCACCGTCAACCAACTGCCTTTTATCACTCCAAACCTGCGCAATGCCTCAATTCCGTAGCTTGAGCATGTGGGTGTGAAACGGCAGTGCGGCCCGAGTAGCGGACTAATCAGGCGTTGATAGACCCGAATGAGGGCTATCAGGACCCGTGAGCCAGGCGACAGTGGCGGC from Enterobacter chengduensis includes:
- the yidD gene encoding membrane protein insertion efficiency factor YidD yields the protein MAPPLSPGSRVLIALIRVYQRLISPLLGPHCRFTPTCSSYGIEALRRFGVIKGSWLTVKRVLKCHPLHPGGDDPVPPGPFDTREH